The DNA sequence GCGGCTACTGCCACGCCCCGCCCAGGCGGGACTAGAACGGGCTCAGCGCCCGCCGCCCGGGCCGCCGCGCGCGCCCTCCTCGATGCAGAGCCGCACCGGGTCGTCGCCGTAGACGGCCGGGGGGAAGAGATAGGGGACCAACCCCAGGAGGAACTGCCTCTTCTTCAGGGCCTGATGGCTCGCGTAGTGATCGGTGTGGATCGTCCTCAGATAGGTTTCCAGGGTGTAGATCTGCAGCTCCACGGGAAAGAAATAGGGCAGCGCGTCCGGGATGTTCGGCGCACGATAGAGGACGTCGATCTCGCACTTGAAGACCCTGTAGCCGGCCCCCGTGAAGGGATTGAGGGCGGCGAGTCCCTCGTGTCCGCTGAGCGTATCGACCGCGTTCTTGATGTGCAGGGGGCCTCCGAAGATCCCGAATAGGATCTCCTTCAGATGCTCCACCTCGATGAGATTCTGGACGATGAACATCGCGCCGATCAGATCCTTGATCACTCTCGGGTCGTTTTCCCCCTTGCGGATCATCTTGCTGACGATCGACCCGTTCCGCCTCCTGTTGAGACCGCTCCAGATCTCCATCGGACGCAAGGCGTAGTGAACCTCGCCCTTGTGGTACTGGAACGGGATGATCTCCTTCTTGAACCGACAGGAGTAGAAGTAGACATGGAGGCGAATCGGACGTCCTTCATGAAGGATCTGGATCTCCTGCAGATCGAAGGACCAGCATTCCTGACCGGGCCGCGGAACGCGCCCGATCGAGTAGTCCATCGTGACTCCGTCCCTGCCGATCTCCGAGCAGACCTCGACCTTGCGCCTCTCCGCCACCTCCGAGAAGAGATGCCGTTCGAGGAGGGACTCGAAGAAGCGCTTGTGCGCGACCCCGTTCTGCACGTCGCGGCAGTGATCGACCTCGAAGAAGAGCTTGGCCAGGTAGAGCTTACGCTGCGCCTCAAAGCGGCTCCGCGGGTCCTCTTCACCGAAGATGACCGAGAGGAGCTCCAGGACGTCGGAGCAGTCGCGCACGCGGGGCGCCGGCTCCACGGAGGTCCGCACTTCGGCCGGCAGGAGCTGGAGCAGATCTCCCAAGTAATGGTCGGCCTCGTTGAGGTAATATCGTGCGGTCTCGAGGTTCGATTCGAGGACATGCTCTTCCCCGGGGGGGAAGAGGATCCCGTTCAGCAGGCCGTTGTACGGTTCCGATCCTCGGATGATCCCGAGGTACTTCTTGTAGAGCATGCGGAGGAAGGCCGGGTCCGATTCGGAGAGAGCCGGGTTCAACAACGGATGGGCGCTGTAGTCGGGGTGAAACTGCTCCATGATCCGGGGCCTCATGCCCACCGCGGCAACCTTGCCCAGGATCGGGCCTGTCGCGCCGGTTGAGGCTCTCCGTTCCCGAGGATACCATGCTGGATGCGCCATCCCAATCGCTCCTCCCTGCGACCTTCGACACCCTGATCCAGATCTTCGGCGCCAGTCGAGCCCTCGGTCGTCCCTGGCCCGACCCATGCCCGCCCTTTCCCGCCTCGGCGATCCGCCTTGTCGACTTACGCCCCAGGGAGGACTTCGAGCGGGCGCACATCCCCGGCTCGTGCAGGCTCGGCCTCGACGAGATCGACCAACCCGCGCTCCGGCCTCCGCGACGACGGATGCTCCTCCTGCTGGGATCGGACGCGAGTCAAACCGCCGATGGCGCCCGTCGCCTGCAACTACTCGGATACACCGCCCGCCCTATCCTTGCTCCCCTTTCGAACTGGCCCGGCCCCTGGGCGGCGGGGACCGAGGTCTCCCCGGCATGGGAGCCTTCCCGCCTGGCGGCCCTCTGGAAGAGCCGGCTTCCCGTCGGTCCCGTCCTGGACCTGGCCTCTGGATCGGGGCGAACGGCGGTCTTCCTGGCGATGCACGGGGCGGAAGTGACCGCCATCGATCTCCTCCCCGACGCGATCGCGCAGGCGTCCCTGCTGGCCAAACGCCACCAGGTCACTATCGGCCTGAGGCAGGGGGATGTGGAGGGGAATCCCTCCTGCTGGGACGGCCGGTGGGGCACGATCCATGTTCATCGCTTCCTGGACCGGGGCGGCTTCGCGCTCCTTCGGGACCGGCTGCTTCCGGACGGACTGCTCCTCTACGAGACGTTCATCGAGCATCAGTTCCGCGCCGGCCGGAAGCCGACGCACCCATCGCACCTCCTGAAAAGCGGCGAGCTCCTCCAGGCGGCGCGTGGAATGGAAGTCATCGATTACCGGGAGGGCGAAACCGAGGAGGGGGACTGGACGGCCTCTCTGGTGGCGCGGAACTAGGCGGATGTGCATGGATCTGAGAAGCGAGCGAGCGCGCCGCGAGGAAGGTGGACCCCGACGGTTCCCTCCGCCCCGCTAGGTTCGCGTTCGCGGCGCGGGGCTTCGGGAACCGGTCGGGGCCCCCGGACGCTCCAGTGGAGCGCTGCTGGCCCGCGCAGCTCGCGCCCTGTCACTCAGCGAGCGGAGCGGGCCACGGCGCGACACCAGGGCCAAGCGGATGCGCCAGGCAGGCGGCTCAGATGCAACCAAGCCGCTCTTGAACCGGCGGACCGAAGAAGCCGCAGGAGGCGGAGATGGAGAACCTTGGAAGACCGTGGGTGAAGGGCGATGGAGAACTTCCGACGCTGCCCCTGACAGTCGATGACTCTCTCAAGGGAAAGGTGAGCGTCGGCTCCTTC is a window from the Candidatus Eisenbacteria bacterium genome containing:
- a CDS encoding methyltransferase domain-containing protein, translated to MLDAPSQSLLPATFDTLIQIFGASRALGRPWPDPCPPFPASAIRLVDLRPREDFERAHIPGSCRLGLDEIDQPALRPPRRRMLLLLGSDASQTADGARRLQLLGYTARPILAPLSNWPGPWAAGTEVSPAWEPSRLAALWKSRLPVGPVLDLASGSGRTAVFLAMHGAEVTAIDLLPDAIAQASLLAKRHQVTIGLRQGDVEGNPSCWDGRWGTIHVHRFLDRGGFALLRDRLLPDGLLLYETFIEHQFRAGRKPTHPSHLLKSGELLQAARGMEVIDYREGETEEGDWTASLVARN